A window of the Hevea brasiliensis isolate MT/VB/25A 57/8 chromosome 6, ASM3005281v1, whole genome shotgun sequence genome harbors these coding sequences:
- the LOC131180695 gene encoding LOW QUALITY PROTEIN: uncharacterized protein LOC131180695 (The sequence of the model RefSeq protein was modified relative to this genomic sequence to represent the inferred CDS: inserted 1 base in 1 codon; substituted 1 base at 1 genomic stop codon), which translates to FLPSPFYFFHILGFGKCHFNLSITRPCPFVRLIVESLALKVPLATKPAGSGVHPSTTPCFCKLRIKNFPSQTALIPLCSTANDSSLDTSTLSNGFHLDANTIRRLPGKPITLRVEVFTGRMGRTCGVNGGKLLGQVQVSVDLRNVQSNPRVFQNGWLKLGNQPDKPAALLHLVVXAEPDPQFXFQFGGEPDCSPVVFQIQGNIRQPFFSCKLYADRNSRTQ; encoded by the exons TTTCTGCCTTCTCCTTTCTATTTCTTCCATATTTTGGGCTTTGGCAAATGCCACTTCAATTTATCCATAACACGTCCATGTCCATTTGTTCGTTTAATCGTCGAATCTCTCGCTCTAAAAGTCCCTTTGGCCACCAAACCAGCTGGTTCTGGTGTCCACCCATCAACCACGCCTTGTTTCTGCAAATTACGCATCAAGAATTTCCCTTCCCAAACTGCCCTCATCCCTCTTTGTTCTACTGCTAATGACTCTTCTCTTGACACCTCCACCTTATCCAATGGCTTCCACCTTGACGCTAACACCATTCGTCGTCTCCCTGGTAAGCCAATCACACTCCGTGTGGAAGTTTTCACTGGCCGAATGGGACGCACTTGTGGAGTCAATGGCGGGAAGTTATTGGGTCAAGTCCAAGTCAGTGTAGATTTGAGGAATGTTCAGTCCAACCCAAGAGTATTTCAAAATGGATGGTTAAAGCTGGGGAACCAGCCAGATAAACCAGCAGCTCTACTCCATCTGGTAGTCTAGGCTGAACCAGACCCACAAT GTTTTCAGTTTGGTGGCGAACCTGATTGTAGCCCAGTGGTTTTTCAAATACAAGGGAATATACGTCAACCCTTTTTTAGTTGCAAGCTCTATGCAGACCGGAACTCAAGAACCCAATAA
- the LOC131180887 gene encoding probable glutathione S-transferase parC, which translates to MAEAEQLLLLDLLPSPFAARVRIALAEKGLNYESREEDLSNKSSLLLKMNPVHKQIPVLIHNGRPICESMVIVQYIDEVWNHKSPLLPSDPYRRAHARFWADYIDKKIYPIGRMLWASKGEVKEASKKDLIECFKILEGELGDKPYFGGERFGYIDLALIPFYSFFYTFETLGNFSVVVEFPKLVDWAQRCLLKESVSKSLCDQRNVYETILGIRKQLGPE; encoded by the exons ATGGCCGAGGCTGAACAGCTACTTCTACTGGATTTGCTTCCTAGCCCTTTCGCAGCAAGGGTGAGGATAGCATTGGCTGAAAAGGGATTAAATTATGAGTCCAGAGAAGAAGATTTGAGCAACAAGAGCTCTCTTCTTCTCAAGATGAACCCAGTTCACAAGCAAATCCCAGTGTTGATCCATAATGGCAGACCCATATGCGAATCAATGGTAATAGTTCAATATATTGATGAGGTGTGGAACCACAAATCCCCATTGTTGCCTTCTGATCCTTACCGACGAGCACATGCGAGGTTCTGGGCTGACTATATCGACAAGAAG ATTTACCCTATTGGACGGATGCTGTGGGCATCAAAAGGTGAAGTGAAAGAAGCTTCAAAGAAGGACTTGATTGAATGCTTTAAAATATTGGAGGGAGAGCTTGGAGACAAGCCATACTTTGGAGGTGAAAGATTCGGCTACATTGATTTAGCACTCATTCCATTCTATAGCTTCTTTTACACATTTGAGACTCTGGGAAACTTCAGCGTGGTAGTGGAGTTCCCTAAGCTCGTGGACTGGGCTCAGAGATGCTTGCTAAAGGAAAGTGTGTCCAAGTCTTTATGTGATCAGCGCAACGTTTATGAAACTATTTTGGGGATAAGGAAGCAGTTGGGGCCTGAATAG
- the LOC131180886 gene encoding probable glutathione S-transferase has translation MAEDDQLILLEWYPSVFAARVRIALAEKGLKYESRPEDLINKSPLLLKMNPVHKQIPVLIHKGRPICGSMVTVQYIDEVWNHKSPLLPSDPLQRAHAKFWADYVDKKIFGIVESKKELIECFKILEEELGDKPYFGGESFGYVDLSLIPCYSSFYTYETLGKLIMAEECPKIVDWAHRCLQKESVSKSLCDQRKFYETILEISRGGSTWSSVQKFLNKLDQLHNS, from the exons ATGGCCGAGGACGACCAACTAATTCTATTGGAGTGGTATCCTAGTGTTTTCGCAGCAAGGGTGAGGATAGCCTTGGCTGAAAAGGGACTAAAGTATGAGTCCAGACCTGAGGATTTAATCAACAAGAGCCCTCTTCTTTTGAAGATGAACCCAGTTCACAAGCAAATCCCAGTCTTGATACATAAGGGCAGACCCATTTGCGGGTCAATGGTAACAGTACAATACATTGATGAGGTCTGGAACCACAAATCTCCATTGTTGCCCTCTGATCCTCTACAACGAGCACATGCCAAGTTCTGGGCTGACTATGTCGACAAGAAG ATTTTCGGTATAGTAGAGTCGAAGAAGGAGCTGATTGAGTGCTTTAAAATATTGGAGGAAGAGCTTGGAGACAAGCCATACTTTGGAGGTGAAAGTTTCGGTTACGTTGATTTATCACTCATTCCATGCTATAGCTCCTTCTACACATATGAGACCTTGGGAAAGTTGATCATGGCAGAGGAGTGCCCTAAGATCGTAGACTGGGCTCACAGATGCTTGCAAAAGGAGAGCGTGTCCAAGTCTTTATGTGATCAGCGCAAGTTTTATGAAACTATCTTGGAGATAAGCAGAGGCGGATCTACTTGGAGTTCTGTCCAAAAATTCTTAAACAAACTAGATCAACTACATAattcataa